AGAGCTCGGCGGCGAAGCTGCAGCTGCGCGACCTCAACGTGATCGAATCACCGTCGCAGCAGATCCGCGAGGTCTACGACCTCATGCCCACCGAAACCGTCGACGACTGGGAGGTCGTCAGCCACCGGATGTCCGGCGTGGGAGCAGCGATCGACGGCTACATCGAGACCCTGCGGCAGGGCATCCGCGAAGGCGTCGTGCCGGCCCGCCGGCAGGTGCGCGAAGTGCTGTTGCAGGTGAACAAGAATGTGGGGGAGAGCGGATTCTTCTTCGACCTGGCGCGTTCGGCGTCGAATCCCGACCTGGCCGTCCCTGAGCTCGGCCGCCCGCAGGCTCCGGATGCCCTCCCCGACTCGCTCGCCCGGCAGCTCCGGCACGGCGCCGGTGTCGCCTCCGCCGCCTACGGTCGGCTGGGGGAGTTCCTGAGCGCAGAACTCGTGCCCGCGGCATCCGACACCGACGCCGTGGGCCGCGAGATCTACGCTCTCGAATCGCGCAAGTTCCTCGGTGCCACCGTCGACCTCGACGAGACCTACGAATGGGGTGTCGCCGAACTTGCACGCATGGTGAGCGAGCAGGAGTCGATCGCGAACGAGATCCTCCCCGGCGCGTCCATCCACGAAGCGATCGCGCACCTCGACGCCGACCCCTCGCACAAGCTCTTCGGCACGGCCGCCCTCCAGCAGTGGATGCAGGAGACGAGCAACAGGGCGATCGCCGACCTCGCGGGGACCCAGTTCGACATCCCCGCCGAGATCGCCACCATCGAGTGCATGATCGCGCCCACCAATGAGGGCGGGATCTACTACACCGGTCCGACCGACGACTTCTCACGCCCCGGCCGCATGTGGTGGTCGGTGCCCGAGGGCGTCACCGAGTTCGACACCTGGCGGGAGCTGACCACCGTGTACCACGAGGGTGTTCCCGGCCACCACCTGCAGATCGGCCAGGCCGTGTACAACAGGTCGAAGCTGAACACCTGGCGGCGGCAGCTCGCCGGAACGTCCGGCCATGCCGAAGGCTGGGCGCTCTACGCCGAACGGTTGATGCAGGAACTCGGCTACCTCGACCAGCCCGCCGACCGGCTCGGGATGCTCGACGGCCAGCGGATGCGCGCGGCCCGCGTCGTCCTCGACATCGGCGTGCACCTCGGCAAGCCCCGCCTCGACGGCCACGGCGTGTGGGACGCGGAGTACGCGCTCGAGTTCATGCGGGAGAACGTGAACATGAACGACGGATTCATCCGCTTCGAGGTCAACCGCTACCTCGGCTGGCCCGGCCAGGCACCCTCCTACAAGGTCGGGCAGCGCATCTGGGAGCAGTTGCGCGACGACTATCGGGCCCGGCAGGGATCCGCGTTCGACATCCGCGAGTTCCACCGCCGCGCCCTCGACCTCGGCGGCGTTCGCCTCGACACGCTCGTGTCGGCAATGGGGCGCTGAAATGGCGGCACGGCTCAGGTTGCTCCGCCCTCTTTCGCGGGGCTAAGATTACATGGCGCAATTTGCGTCGATCACTCATCTGCCGTGCAGCAGACACCCACTCGGATCCGAGCGTGTTCACTGCCGCCCGGCCCGATACATGTCCATACTGGAGCAACTACTACATGACAATCGTAACGACCGACAGGGCACCCAAGCAGGTCGCCGTCAACGACATCGGATCTGCTGAAGACTTTCTTGCCGCGGTCGAGAAGACACTGAAGTTCTTCAACGACGGAGACCTCATCGAAGGCACCGTTGTAAAGATTGACCGCGACGAGGTCCTCCTCGATGTCGGTTACAAGACCGAGGGCGTCATTCCCTCGCGCGAACTTTCCATCAAGCACGACGTTGATCCCACCGAGGTCGTCCAGGTCGGCGACCTGGTCGAGGCCCTCGTCCTCCAGAAGGAAGACAAAGAAGGCCGTCTGATCCTCTCCAAGAAGCGCGCACAGTACGAGCGTGCCTGGGGAGACGTCGAGAAGATCAAGGACGCCGACGGTGTTGTCACCGGTTCGGTCATCGAGGTCGTCAAGGGTGGCCTCATCGTCGACATCGGCCTCCGCGGCTTCCTGCCGGCATCGCTCATCGAGCTCCGCCGCGTTCGCGACCTCACGCCGTACCTCGGCCAGGAGATCGAAGCGAAGATCCTCGAGCTCGACAAGAACCGTAACAACGTCGTCCTGTCGCGCCGCGCCCTGCTCGAGCAGACGCAGAGCGAGAGCCGCACCACGTTCCTGAACAACCTCCAGAAGGGACAGGTCCGCAAGGGCGTCGTCTCGTCGATCGTCAACTTCGGTGCGTTCGTCGACCTGGGCGGCGTCGACGGTCTGGTCCACGTCTCCGAGCTCAGCTGGAAGCACATCGAGCACGCCTCAGAGGTCGTCGAGGTTGGCCAGGAGGTCACCGTCGAGATCCTCGAGGTCGACCTCGAGCGCGAGCGTGTCTCCCTGTCGCTCAAGGCGACGCAGGAAGACCCGTGGCAGGTCTTCGCCCGCACCCACGCCATCGGGCAGGTTGCTCCGGGCAAGGTCACGAAGCTGGTTCCCTTCGGCGCGTTCGTCCGCGTCGCAGAGGGTATCGAAGGCCTCGTGCACATCTCCGAGCTCTCGGGCAAGCACGTCGAACTCGCCGAGCAGGTTGTCTCGGTCGGTGACGACGTGTTCGTCAAGGTCATCGACATCGACCTCGAGCGTCGCCGCATCTCGCTGAGCCTCAAGCAGGCCAACGAGGGTGTCGACCCCGAGGGTACCGAGTTCGACCCGGCACTCTACGGAATGCTCACCGAGTACGACGACCAGGGCAACTACAAGTACCCCGAAGGCTTCGACCCGGAGACCAACGAGTGGCGCGAAGGCTTCGAGACCCAGCGCGAGAAGTGGGAGCAGGACTACGCTGCAGCCCAGGCTCGCTGGGAAGCCCACAAGAAGCAGGTTGCGACCTCCAACGAGGAGACCCCGCTCGACGCCGTCAGCGGCACCTCGGCAGGTTCGTCGTTCTCCAGCGAGTCAACCGGAGCCGGCACCCTCGCCGACGACGAGACCCTCGCGGCGCTTCGCGAGAAGCTGTCCTCCAGCAACTCCTAGGCACCACAGCAGCACACGAGAGGCCGTTCTCCTTCGGGAGGGCGGCCTTTCGCCGTTCCCGGCAGATGCAGGGTTCCGGATGCCCGGCGGCGCACTCGCTAACATGAAACCGTGCACCTCGTAGCCCTCACCGGCGGCATCGCCTCCGGAAAGTCCACCGTCGCCGCCCGTCTCGCCGAACACGGGGCGGTCATCGTCGACGCCGACAAACTCGCCCGCGAGGTCGTCGAACCGGGAACGGAAGCGCTGCGGCAGCTCAGCGACACCTTCGGCGCCGACCTCATCCGGCCCGATGGCTCCCTCGACCGCCCTGCCCTCGGCAAGCGTGTCTTCGGCCAGCCCGCGCAGCTGCAGAAGTTGAACGACATCACACACCCGGCGGTGCACCGCCTGGGCCTCGAGCGCATCACCGCCGCCGGGGCGGCCGATCCGGAAGCCATCGTCGTCTACGACGTACCGCTTCTGCTCGAGGCGACCAGGCGGCCCTACGATTTCGAATTCGTCATCGTCGTGAGCGCCGAAGAGGAGACGCGCGTGCGGCGGCTCATCGAACTCCGCGGCATGTCCGAGGTGGATGCCCGCAGCCGGATCGGCTCGCAGGCCACCGAAGCCGAACGCCTGGCCGTCGCCGACACCGTCATCGATTCGAACGGCACTCTCGGCGAGACGCGCGCGCAGGTGGACGCTCTCTGGGAGACGCTGAAGGCTCTCCCCGGGACCGGCGCGCGGAGCGCGGCGGCATCCGGGACCCGGCCGGACCGGGCCTAGCCGAAGAGCTGCGCGGCCTCGTCGTACCGCGCCTGCGGAACCGTCTTCAGCTTGCCGAGGGCCTCTTCGAAGCCGACGTTCTCGATCTCCGTTCCGCGGAGCGCCACCATCTGGCCCCAGTTGCCGGCCTGCACAGAATCGCTGGCGGCCATGCCGAGCCGGGTCGCGAGCACCCGGTCGAATGCACTCGGCACCCCGCCGCGCTGGATGTGGCC
Above is a genomic segment from Subtercola boreus containing:
- a CDS encoding DUF885 domain-containing protein; this translates as MTDSTPAAASEPRTPTAIDAIAERWVDTLVQLEPAVGTYIGRNEANDRYGDYSPEGHERYIAEVRRTLAELEAARPADDVDEVTLTDLGSELRLTLESSAAKLQLRDLNVIESPSQQIREVYDLMPTETVDDWEVVSHRMSGVGAAIDGYIETLRQGIREGVVPARRQVREVLLQVNKNVGESGFFFDLARSASNPDLAVPELGRPQAPDALPDSLARQLRHGAGVASAAYGRLGEFLSAELVPAASDTDAVGREIYALESRKFLGATVDLDETYEWGVAELARMVSEQESIANEILPGASIHEAIAHLDADPSHKLFGTAALQQWMQETSNRAIADLAGTQFDIPAEIATIECMIAPTNEGGIYYTGPTDDFSRPGRMWWSVPEGVTEFDTWRELTTVYHEGVPGHHLQIGQAVYNRSKLNTWRRQLAGTSGHAEGWALYAERLMQELGYLDQPADRLGMLDGQRMRAARVVLDIGVHLGKPRLDGHGVWDAEYALEFMRENVNMNDGFIRFEVNRYLGWPGQAPSYKVGQRIWEQLRDDYRARQGSAFDIREFHRRALDLGGVRLDTLVSAMGR
- the rpsA gene encoding 30S ribosomal protein S1, with protein sequence MTIVTTDRAPKQVAVNDIGSAEDFLAAVEKTLKFFNDGDLIEGTVVKIDRDEVLLDVGYKTEGVIPSRELSIKHDVDPTEVVQVGDLVEALVLQKEDKEGRLILSKKRAQYERAWGDVEKIKDADGVVTGSVIEVVKGGLIVDIGLRGFLPASLIELRRVRDLTPYLGQEIEAKILELDKNRNNVVLSRRALLEQTQSESRTTFLNNLQKGQVRKGVVSSIVNFGAFVDLGGVDGLVHVSELSWKHIEHASEVVEVGQEVTVEILEVDLERERVSLSLKATQEDPWQVFARTHAIGQVAPGKVTKLVPFGAFVRVAEGIEGLVHISELSGKHVELAEQVVSVGDDVFVKVIDIDLERRRISLSLKQANEGVDPEGTEFDPALYGMLTEYDDQGNYKYPEGFDPETNEWREGFETQREKWEQDYAAAQARWEAHKKQVATSNEETPLDAVSGTSAGSSFSSESTGAGTLADDETLAALREKLSSSNS
- the coaE gene encoding dephospho-CoA kinase, which codes for MHLVALTGGIASGKSTVAARLAEHGAVIVDADKLAREVVEPGTEALRQLSDTFGADLIRPDGSLDRPALGKRVFGQPAQLQKLNDITHPAVHRLGLERITAAGAADPEAIVVYDVPLLLEATRRPYDFEFVIVVSAEEETRVRRLIELRGMSEVDARSRIGSQATEAERLAVADTVIDSNGTLGETRAQVDALWETLKALPGTGARSAAASGTRPDRA